A section of the Halopiger aswanensis genome encodes:
- a CDS encoding branched-chain amino acid transaminase yields the protein MGFDEMDVDTIWMDGEFVDWDEAQVHVLTHGLHYGSGVFEGARCYDTENGPAIFRWEEHLERLFHSAKPYDMDIDFTKEELTEATKELIQRQDLESCYIRPIAFYGYNSLGVSPKDCPTKTAIAVWPWGAYLGEEALEEGIEVMISSWRKHASSQIPTNAKTTGLYVNSMLAGEEARRNGYAEAIVLNKEGHVAEGPGENLFLVRDGEIYTPGLSESILDGITRDTVIELAEDLGYTVHDNVSISRGELHTADELFFTGSAAEVTPIRKVDNVVVGDGSRGPITEDIQSTFFDVVERKTDEYDEWFEYV from the coding sequence ATGGGATTCGACGAGATGGACGTCGACACGATCTGGATGGACGGCGAGTTCGTCGACTGGGACGAAGCGCAGGTCCACGTGCTCACCCACGGCCTCCACTACGGCAGCGGGGTCTTCGAGGGCGCACGCTGTTACGACACCGAAAACGGGCCGGCGATCTTCCGCTGGGAGGAGCACCTAGAGCGGCTCTTCCACTCCGCCAAGCCCTACGACATGGACATCGACTTCACGAAGGAGGAACTCACCGAGGCGACCAAGGAACTCATCCAGCGCCAGGACTTGGAGTCCTGTTACATCCGCCCGATCGCCTTCTACGGCTACAACTCGCTGGGCGTGAGTCCGAAGGACTGCCCGACCAAGACCGCCATCGCGGTCTGGCCCTGGGGCGCCTACCTCGGCGAAGAAGCGCTCGAGGAGGGGATCGAAGTGATGATCTCCTCGTGGCGCAAGCACGCCTCGAGCCAGATCCCGACCAACGCGAAGACGACGGGACTGTACGTCAACAGCATGCTCGCAGGCGAGGAGGCCCGGCGCAACGGCTACGCGGAGGCGATCGTCCTCAACAAGGAAGGCCACGTCGCGGAAGGCCCCGGCGAGAACCTCTTCCTCGTGCGCGACGGCGAGATCTACACGCCCGGCCTCTCGGAGTCGATTCTCGACGGCATCACCCGCGACACCGTGATCGAACTCGCCGAGGACCTCGGGTACACGGTCCACGACAACGTCTCGATCTCTCGAGGCGAACTCCACACGGCCGACGAACTGTTCTTCACCGGCTCCGCGGCCGAGGTGACGCCGATCCGGAAGGTCGACAACGTCGTCGTCGGTGACGGCTCCCGCGGGCCGATCACCGAGGACATCCAGTCGACGTTCTTCGACGTCGTCGAGCGCAAGACCGACGAGTACGACGAGTGGTTCGAGTACGTCTGA
- a CDS encoding DICT sensory domain-containing protein produces MSLRSFLEAVGPPDHALAVVGDTSGPLEGMLAETFAETPVDVASSDATTDLDRSALDLEASSEGDTTVVLLEDDTPIAASSMDELYESILAINSDLFTTGARGLGEIALPDVLADLADTRLRLRGYPLAHNEKLVLILLSRYIEQRAWLGDGGTLHTAFQHLSRLNDEVGTLAVYEELERTAVDVHVYGVPDDRSVTDELDVTTHTGTADEYRNGWFVVYEPDDRTTDPDPAALLCLETEPRIWDGFWTFDPERVAALEEYVATEL; encoded by the coding sequence GTGAGTCTCCGATCGTTTCTCGAGGCCGTCGGGCCACCCGATCACGCCTTGGCCGTCGTCGGCGACACGAGCGGACCGCTCGAGGGGATGCTCGCGGAGACGTTCGCGGAGACGCCGGTCGACGTCGCGTCGAGCGACGCCACGACGGATCTCGACCGTTCGGCGCTCGATCTCGAGGCGAGTTCCGAGGGTGACACTACCGTCGTACTACTCGAAGACGACACGCCGATCGCGGCCTCCTCGATGGACGAACTCTACGAGTCGATCCTCGCGATCAACTCCGACCTCTTTACGACCGGCGCGCGCGGGCTCGGCGAGATCGCGCTCCCGGACGTGCTCGCAGACCTCGCTGATACGCGCCTGCGCCTGCGAGGGTATCCGCTCGCCCACAACGAAAAACTGGTCCTGATCCTGCTCTCGCGGTACATCGAGCAACGGGCCTGGCTGGGCGACGGCGGCACGCTCCACACGGCGTTCCAGCACCTCTCGCGGCTCAACGACGAGGTCGGCACGCTGGCAGTCTACGAGGAACTCGAGCGGACCGCGGTCGACGTCCACGTCTACGGCGTCCCCGATGACCGCAGCGTGACCGACGAGTTAGACGTGACAACCCACACCGGAACGGCCGACGAGTACCGGAACGGCTGGTTCGTCGTCTACGAACCCGACGATCGGACGACCGATCCGGACCCCGCCGCCCTGCTGTGTCTCGAGACCGAGCCACGGATCTGGGACGGCTTCTGGACCTTCGATCCCGAGCGCGTCGCCGCCCTCGAGGAGTACGTGGCGACCGAACTGTAG
- a CDS encoding DoxX family protein, with protein MRSLLQLPRSRSRGRSEPEPESVPQPSTTARGETEADSIADDPLFRLGRAIFGGILAFTAVDNLRNLDERVQYADAKDAPAPERSVPAVSTALLAGGLGVALWRRPATGAAAIAGFLAGTTPIMHDFWNEDDPTEKQQELTHFLKNGALFGAALAFMTQGRRRDEQ; from the coding sequence ATGCGATCACTGCTCCAGCTCCCGCGTTCGCGTTCTCGAGGGCGATCCGAACCCGAACCCGAATCCGTCCCCCAGCCGAGCACGACCGCACGCGGGGAGACGGAAGCCGACTCGATCGCCGACGACCCGCTGTTCCGCCTCGGACGGGCTATCTTCGGCGGCATTCTCGCGTTCACCGCGGTGGACAACCTCCGGAACTTAGACGAGCGCGTCCAGTACGCCGACGCCAAGGACGCGCCGGCGCCCGAACGGTCGGTGCCGGCGGTCAGTACGGCGTTGCTGGCCGGCGGGCTCGGCGTGGCGCTGTGGCGCCGGCCGGCGACGGGCGCGGCCGCCATCGCCGGCTTTCTCGCGGGGACGACGCCCATAATGCACGACTTCTGGAACGAGGACGATCCGACGGAGAAACAGCAGGAACTCACGCACTTCCTCAAGAACGGCGCGCTGTTCGGCGCAGCGCTCGCGTTCATGACGCAGGGCCGGCGCCGGGACGAGCAGTAG
- a CDS encoding proline dehydrogenase family protein, giving the protein MIPPIADRFVAGESPAEALEHVRRLNGRNVKAIVNLLGEHYDERPPVRSDAAEYRALVGDIAGSNLEACISVKPTQLGLDLGEDVFREELAGVVDAAADHGVFVWIDMEDHTTTDATLDAFEDLARKHEGGVGVCVQANLKRTRDDVERLADVPGKVRFVKGAYDEPADIAYKDADRVNREYETLLEYAFEHYGDGPTIAVGSHDPAMIERAIDLHEEYGTDCEFQLLMGVREDAQYELAGDYEVWQYVPYGPRWKSYFYRRAMERTENLRFALRAVLGR; this is encoded by the coding sequence ATGATTCCGCCGATCGCGGACCGGTTCGTCGCGGGGGAGTCACCCGCGGAGGCCCTCGAGCACGTCCGTCGGCTCAACGGCCGCAACGTCAAGGCGATCGTCAACCTGCTTGGCGAACACTACGACGAGCGCCCGCCCGTGCGCTCGGACGCCGCCGAGTACCGGGCGCTGGTCGGCGATATCGCGGGCTCGAACCTCGAGGCCTGCATCTCGGTCAAGCCCACGCAGTTGGGACTCGACCTCGGCGAGGACGTGTTCCGCGAGGAACTGGCGGGCGTCGTCGACGCCGCGGCGGATCACGGCGTCTTCGTCTGGATCGACATGGAAGATCACACGACGACCGACGCGACCCTCGACGCCTTCGAGGATCTCGCACGCAAGCACGAGGGGGGCGTCGGCGTCTGCGTCCAGGCGAATCTCAAGCGAACCCGCGACGACGTCGAGCGGCTCGCCGACGTGCCGGGAAAGGTCCGGTTCGTCAAGGGCGCCTACGACGAGCCGGCCGACATCGCCTACAAAGACGCCGACCGGGTCAATCGCGAGTACGAGACCTTGCTCGAGTACGCCTTCGAACACTACGGCGACGGCCCGACGATCGCGGTTGGAAGCCACGATCCGGCGATGATCGAGCGCGCGATCGATCTGCACGAGGAGTACGGCACCGACTGCGAGTTCCAGCTGCTCATGGGCGTCCGCGAGGACGCCCAGTACGAACTCGCCGGCGACTACGAGGTCTGGCAGTACGTTCCCTACGGCCCGCGCTGGAAGTCGTACTTCTACCGGCGCGCGATGGAACGGACGGAGAACCTCCGGTTCGCCCTCCGGGCGGTGCTCGGGCGCTAA
- the ribB gene encoding 3,4-dihydroxy-2-butanone-4-phosphate synthase produces the protein MTGRHAGPQSNPNATADGGTAGAATADADSVDEALEALRAGEPILVHDAADREGETDLIYHADAVTPEAVARLRNDAGGLVCAALGHEVAEAFDLPFYGDEVDHPAAEAHELGYDDRSSFSLTVNHRDTYTGITDNDRSTTIRALGEAAAAPADTDFAAEFRVPGHVHLLKAAPDLLAQREGHTELGIALASAADLSPAVVVCEMLDDETGEALSPADARAYARRHDFVYLEGRDVLERLA, from the coding sequence ATGACGGGCCGACACGCGGGCCCCCAGTCGAATCCGAACGCGACCGCCGACGGCGGAACCGCAGGCGCGGCGACAGCCGACGCCGACAGCGTCGACGAGGCACTCGAGGCGCTGCGGGCCGGCGAACCGATTCTCGTGCACGACGCGGCCGACCGCGAGGGCGAGACGGACCTGATCTACCACGCTGACGCGGTCACGCCCGAGGCCGTCGCACGCCTGCGCAACGACGCCGGCGGGCTCGTCTGCGCCGCGCTGGGCCACGAGGTCGCCGAGGCGTTCGATCTCCCCTTCTACGGCGACGAGGTCGACCACCCCGCGGCCGAGGCCCACGAGCTCGGCTACGACGACCGCTCGTCGTTCTCGCTGACGGTCAACCACCGCGACACCTACACCGGCATCACGGATAACGATCGCTCGACGACGATCCGAGCGCTCGGCGAGGCCGCCGCCGCGCCGGCGGACACCGACTTCGCCGCCGAGTTCCGCGTCCCCGGCCACGTTCACCTGCTGAAGGCCGCGCCCGACCTGCTCGCACAGCGGGAAGGCCACACGGAACTCGGCATCGCGCTCGCGAGCGCCGCCGACCTCTCGCCCGCGGTCGTCGTCTGCGAAATGCTGGACGACGAAACCGGCGAGGCGCTCTCGCCGGCCGACGCCCGCGCCTACGCACGGCGCCACGACTTCGTCTACCTCGAGGGGCGGGACGTCCTCGAGCGACTCGCCTGA
- a CDS encoding HAD family hydrolase encodes MATAVLFDLDNTLYPYPPCNRAGQTAALERAQELGYDLDHESFTEFYQAGRREVKLDTGGTAASHERYLYFKRAFEIHTGEPQPGDALALGDAYWSAYLEEMSLVPEAEETLEELQARGIDIAITTNLTAAIQLAKLEALGLTDDVDLVLTSEETGQEKPASVMFTLPLARLDCRASEAVMVGDDLEADIVGANAVGLETVLFDASEDSDANESADRAAAEREADHSIDTLGDLTDLVS; translated from the coding sequence ATGGCAACCGCCGTGCTCTTCGACCTCGACAATACGCTGTACCCGTACCCCCCGTGTAACCGCGCGGGGCAAACCGCCGCCCTCGAGCGGGCCCAGGAGTTGGGCTACGACCTCGATCACGAGTCGTTCACCGAGTTCTACCAGGCGGGCCGCCGCGAGGTAAAACTCGACACCGGCGGGACCGCTGCCTCCCACGAGCGGTACCTCTACTTCAAGCGCGCCTTCGAGATCCACACCGGCGAACCGCAACCGGGGGACGCTCTGGCGCTCGGCGACGCCTACTGGAGCGCCTACCTCGAGGAGATGAGCCTCGTCCCCGAGGCGGAAGAGACGCTCGAGGAACTGCAAGCGCGAGGCATCGATATCGCGATCACGACCAACCTCACGGCGGCGATCCAGCTCGCGAAACTCGAGGCGCTGGGGCTGACCGACGACGTCGACCTCGTACTCACGTCCGAGGAAACCGGCCAGGAGAAGCCCGCGTCGGTCATGTTCACGCTGCCGCTCGCGCGACTCGACTGCCGAGCGTCGGAGGCGGTGATGGTCGGCGACGACCTCGAGGCAGACATCGTCGGCGCGAACGCGGTCGGCCTCGAGACCGTGCTGTTCGATGCGAGCGAGGATTCGGACGCGAACGAATCGGCGGACCGCGCTGCGGCGGAACGGGAAGCCGACCACAGCATAGATACTCTCGGAGACCTAACCGATCTGGTATCGTGA
- a CDS encoding DUF502 domain-containing protein: MASWKRDFASGLIVLGPILITLYAIYWLYGIVAGVTPGIILKPEALEPLGNEQTREQLAQFLRVVVALTVFTILTFSVGYLMRTTVGSLVERLVDNVANRVPVMRVIYNASKMAAETAFGEQESLQKPVKLEVWDGLRMTAFKTGKVTDDGREILFLPTSPNITTGYVIEVQPERIDELDEDVEDALTRVLSAGFGDADRQRGMDAGVSIDVVDEASPNKNAEASDDD, from the coding sequence ATGGCTTCGTGGAAGCGGGACTTCGCGAGCGGGCTCATCGTCCTCGGCCCGATTCTCATCACTCTCTACGCTATTTACTGGCTCTACGGGATCGTCGCCGGCGTTACCCCCGGGATCATACTCAAACCCGAAGCGCTCGAGCCCCTCGGCAACGAGCAAACTCGCGAACAGCTCGCGCAGTTCCTGCGCGTCGTCGTCGCCCTGACCGTCTTTACGATCCTCACCTTCTCCGTCGGCTACCTCATGCGGACCACGGTCGGCAGCCTCGTCGAGCGACTCGTCGACAACGTCGCGAACCGCGTCCCCGTGATGCGGGTCATCTACAACGCCTCGAAGATGGCCGCCGAGACCGCCTTCGGCGAACAGGAATCACTGCAGAAGCCGGTCAAACTCGAGGTGTGGGACGGACTCCGCATGACGGCCTTCAAGACCGGAAAGGTCACTGACGACGGCCGAGAGATCCTCTTTCTGCCGACGTCGCCGAACATCACGACCGGGTACGTCATCGAGGTTCAGCCGGAGCGGATCGACGAACTCGACGAGGACGTCGAGGACGCGCTGACGCGGGTCCTAAGCGCCGGGTTCGGCGATGCCGATCGTCAGCGAGGGATGGACGCGGGGGTCTCGATCGACGTGGTCGACGAAGCGAGTCCGAACAAGAACGCAGAGGCGTCGGACGACGACTGA
- a CDS encoding helix-turn-helix transcriptional regulator codes for MGDPTAPREHISFLVRSDARIDILTRLFESGPATQRELRTELDSSRSTVARSLSALEECGWVERHADRHRLTPVGTLVAEGFLDFVETLRAAEELSPFLEWFPLSEHDLEIDQLEGATITPSTPGDPYKPGRTQTEFMRSTAEFRAFLPSTELEGCKLLHERVTNGDLEAELIVSPEVERTIESESFAPLFREQLQTGRMTLLVSDGPLPFYLGIDDARTIQLGVEDDDGFPRALLETTEPSVAEWASDLYQEYRSAARRKSAAEL; via the coding sequence ATGGGGGACCCGACGGCGCCACGCGAACACATTTCGTTTCTCGTTCGGTCGGACGCGCGAATCGATATCCTGACGCGGCTGTTCGAGTCGGGGCCGGCGACGCAACGCGAACTGCGGACGGAACTGGACAGTTCGCGGTCGACGGTCGCCCGGTCGCTCTCCGCGCTCGAGGAGTGCGGCTGGGTCGAGCGCCACGCCGACCGCCACCGGCTGACGCCCGTCGGCACGCTCGTCGCCGAGGGGTTTCTGGACTTCGTCGAGACCCTCCGCGCGGCGGAGGAGCTCTCGCCGTTCCTCGAGTGGTTTCCGCTCTCGGAGCACGACCTCGAGATCGACCAGCTCGAGGGCGCGACGATCACCCCCTCGACGCCCGGTGATCCGTACAAACCGGGCCGCACGCAAACGGAGTTTATGCGGTCGACGGCGGAGTTTCGCGCGTTTCTCCCGTCGACCGAACTCGAGGGCTGCAAACTCCTCCACGAACGGGTCACGAACGGCGACCTCGAGGCCGAACTGATCGTCTCTCCGGAAGTCGAGCGGACGATCGAATCCGAGTCGTTCGCCCCGCTGTTTCGCGAGCAGTTGCAGACGGGTCGGATGACGCTGCTCGTCTCTGACGGGCCGTTGCCGTTCTACCTCGGGATCGACGACGCGCGGACGATTCAACTCGGCGTCGAGGACGACGACGGGTTTCCGCGGGCCTTGCTGGAAACGACCGAGCCGTCGGTCGCGGAGTGGGCGAGCGACCTGTACCAGGAGTACCGCTCGGCCGCGCGACGTAAATCCGCCGCGGAACTCTGA
- a CDS encoding CDP-2,3-bis-(O-geranylgeranyl)-sn-glycerol synthase produces MTLLETVVVAFWAMLPAYVPNNAAVLAGGGRPIDGGRTWGDTRVLGDGKTWRGTAMGIFAGLALAAVLTVLAPAVSDALGFDVPEFEPLAAVGLAAGAMLGDILASFLKRRTGRQRGAMFPGLDQLDFVVVSLPLTALLATDWFRAVFTWNVILVVVVVTPILHVSTNMIAYKLGLKNEPW; encoded by the coding sequence ATGACGCTACTCGAGACTGTCGTCGTCGCTTTCTGGGCGATGTTGCCGGCCTACGTCCCTAACAACGCCGCGGTGCTTGCCGGCGGGGGACGACCGATCGACGGCGGCCGCACCTGGGGCGACACGCGAGTCCTGGGAGACGGCAAGACCTGGCGCGGCACGGCGATGGGCATCTTCGCCGGGCTCGCGCTGGCGGCCGTCTTGACCGTCCTGGCGCCGGCCGTCAGCGACGCGCTCGGGTTCGACGTGCCCGAGTTCGAGCCCCTCGCGGCGGTCGGCCTCGCCGCCGGGGCGATGCTCGGCGATATCCTCGCGTCCTTCCTCAAGCGCCGAACCGGCCGCCAGCGCGGCGCGATGTTCCCCGGGCTCGATCAGCTCGACTTCGTGGTCGTCTCCCTGCCGCTGACCGCCCTGCTCGCGACCGACTGGTTCCGCGCGGTCTTCACCTGGAACGTGATTCTGGTCGTCGTCGTGGTCACGCCGATTCTGCACGTCTCGACGAATATGATCGCGTACAAACTCGGTCTGAAGAACGAGCCCTGGTAG
- a CDS encoding NUDIX hydrolase has protein sequence MTVDIPSHAPREQQTISLSPSNLEAFEAFREWTVEGTGLTAAARVTDSDGRIALVKNRWSDGWIVPGGAVEPGEAPADAAPREVLEETGLEATIDDPLFVIDQTYVCETADGETRLSAQFLVFDARADGSIPAVEQLGVERGEIRAARWFETLPSNLHEDDLFRPYLRE, from the coding sequence ATGACCGTCGACATCCCTTCACACGCGCCGCGAGAGCAGCAGACGATCAGCCTCTCGCCGTCGAACCTCGAGGCGTTCGAGGCGTTCCGGGAGTGGACCGTCGAGGGAACCGGACTGACGGCCGCGGCCCGAGTCACCGATTCCGACGGACGAATCGCGCTCGTGAAGAACCGCTGGTCCGACGGCTGGATCGTCCCCGGCGGTGCGGTCGAGCCGGGCGAAGCGCCCGCCGATGCCGCGCCGCGCGAAGTGCTCGAGGAGACGGGCCTCGAGGCGACGATCGACGACCCGCTGTTCGTGATCGACCAGACCTACGTTTGCGAGACGGCGGACGGCGAGACCCGACTGTCGGCGCAGTTCCTCGTGTTCGACGCCCGCGCGGACGGATCGATCCCCGCCGTCGAGCAGTTAGGCGTCGAACGGGGCGAAATCAGAGCGGCGCGGTGGTTCGAGACGCTGCCTTCGAATCTGCACGAAGACGATCTGTTTCGACCGTACCTCCGAGAATAG
- the pyrE gene encoding orotate phosphoribosyltransferase: MTNQELIDALREADAVRFGEFELSHGGTSEYYVDKYLFETDPTCLEAIAEAFADRVGPDDKLAGVALGAVPLAAATSVAADAPYVIARKQRKDYGTANLIEGRLEEGEEVVVLEDIVTTGTSLVDAIEALRDAGATVDRALVVVDRQEGGRENVEDAGVEMEALVTAEELLADAERD; this comes from the coding sequence ATGACGAATCAGGAACTCATCGACGCGCTGCGCGAGGCCGACGCCGTCCGATTCGGCGAGTTCGAACTCTCCCACGGCGGCACCAGCGAGTACTACGTCGACAAGTACCTCTTCGAGACCGATCCGACCTGCCTCGAGGCCATCGCGGAGGCTTTCGCCGACCGGGTCGGGCCGGACGACAAACTCGCCGGCGTCGCCCTCGGCGCGGTCCCGCTCGCGGCCGCTACGAGCGTCGCGGCCGACGCCCCCTACGTCATCGCCCGCAAGCAGCGCAAGGACTACGGCACGGCCAACCTGATCGAGGGCCGCCTCGAGGAGGGCGAGGAGGTCGTCGTCCTCGAGGACATCGTGACGACGGGGACGAGCCTCGTCGACGCGATCGAGGCCCTGCGGGACGCGGGCGCGACCGTCGACCGTGCACTGGTCGTCGTCGACCGGCAGGAAGGCGGCCGCGAGAACGTCGAGGACGCCGGCGTCGAGATGGAGGCGCTGGTGACCGCGGAGGAACTGCTGGCGGACGCTGAGCGGGACTGA
- a CDS encoding DUF120 domain-containing protein codes for MSLTTESAVGHDELAVLKLLALEGGLEGDVKISCARLAERLDASNQTASRRLQRLESADLLERDTVSDGQWVAITDDGERALHAEYEDYRRIFETDAEVDLEGTVTSGMGEGRHYISLPGYNRQFEERLGYEPFPGTLNVDLREDSVRRRSAVSSLEPVPIDGWEDDDRTYGPAVCYPATVETSAGETYEDAHTIAPERTHHDEDQLEVIAPDKLRDELDLEDGDHVTVSVGDRE; via the coding sequence ATGTCACTGACAACGGAGTCCGCCGTCGGCCACGACGAACTCGCCGTTCTCAAGCTACTGGCGCTCGAGGGCGGGCTCGAGGGCGACGTCAAGATCTCCTGTGCTCGTCTCGCGGAGCGCCTCGACGCGTCGAACCAGACCGCCTCGCGGCGACTCCAGCGCTTGGAGAGCGCCGATCTCCTCGAGCGCGATACCGTCAGCGACGGCCAGTGGGTCGCGATCACCGACGACGGCGAGCGCGCCCTCCACGCCGAGTACGAGGACTACCGTCGCATCTTCGAGACGGACGCCGAGGTCGACCTCGAGGGGACCGTCACCAGCGGCATGGGCGAGGGCCGCCACTACATCTCGCTGCCGGGCTACAACCGCCAGTTCGAGGAGCGCCTGGGCTACGAGCCGTTCCCGGGCACGCTGAACGTCGACCTGCGCGAGGACAGCGTCCGCCGACGCAGCGCCGTCTCCTCGCTCGAGCCGGTGCCGATCGACGGTTGGGAGGACGACGATCGGACCTACGGCCCCGCCGTCTGCTACCCCGCGACGGTCGAGACAAGCGCGGGCGAGACCTACGAGGACGCCCACACGATCGCCCCCGAGCGGACCCACCACGACGAGGACCAACTCGAGGTCATCGCGCCGGACAAGTTGCGCGACGAACTCGACCTCGAGGACGGCGACCACGTCACCGTCTCGGTGGGTGATCGCGAATGA
- a CDS encoding class II aldolase/adducin family protein codes for MILETERRAVVEHASELADLTPGRTGNLSVRSRGDGTDAGPGDAFAITPTGVPYDGFDAEDVPVVGTDGERLDGEMAPSSEVPMHSAIYRREDVGAIVHTHSPWATALAVADQPLPPIHYMIVAVGKRVPVAEYAPYGTDELAENIVTAMTEASSTASLIENHGLVVTAPDLETALENTHHVESLARLYLESRSAGLEPQTLTDDQLETVLEKFESYGQ; via the coding sequence GTGATCCTCGAGACCGAGCGCCGAGCAGTCGTCGAGCACGCGTCCGAGTTGGCCGACCTCACGCCGGGTCGGACGGGGAATTTGAGCGTTCGCAGTCGCGGCGACGGCACCGACGCCGGGCCCGGAGACGCCTTCGCCATCACTCCGACCGGCGTCCCCTACGACGGGTTCGACGCCGAAGACGTGCCGGTCGTCGGCACCGACGGCGAGCGACTGGACGGCGAGATGGCCCCCAGCAGCGAGGTGCCGATGCACAGCGCCATCTACCGCCGCGAGGACGTCGGCGCGATCGTCCACACCCACTCGCCGTGGGCGACGGCGCTGGCGGTCGCCGACCAGCCGCTGCCGCCGATCCACTACATGATCGTCGCCGTCGGCAAGCGGGTTCCGGTGGCGGAGTACGCGCCCTACGGCACCGACGAACTCGCCGAAAACATCGTGACCGCGATGACCGAAGCCAGCTCGACGGCGTCGCTCATCGAGAACCACGGCCTCGTGGTCACCGCCCCCGACTTAGAGACCGCCCTCGAGAACACCCACCACGTCGAGAGCCTCGCGCGGCTCTACCTCGAGTCGCGCTCCGCGGGGCTGGAACCGCAGACGCTGACGGACGACCAACTCGAGACGGTGCTCGAAAAGTTCGAGTCGTACGGGCAGTGA
- a CDS encoding DUF7471 family protein translates to MDHTNPFDVGWLDPKLAPVLLAIIVLAVVGTTILFGCSVVAYSRRRSPRYLLITIVLGLLVARSITGLGTVFGLVPMTVHHLVEHSFDFTIAVLVLYAVYRSGSDADRTGLESEGD, encoded by the coding sequence ATGGACCACACGAATCCGTTCGACGTCGGGTGGCTGGATCCGAAACTCGCGCCGGTCTTACTCGCGATTATCGTTCTGGCGGTCGTCGGGACGACGATCCTCTTCGGATGCAGCGTCGTCGCGTACTCTCGACGGCGATCACCGCGATATCTGTTGATCACGATCGTTCTCGGCTTGCTCGTCGCACGGTCGATTACGGGGCTCGGAACCGTGTTCGGACTCGTGCCGATGACCGTCCACCACCTCGTCGAACACAGCTTCGACTTTACGATCGCCGTGCTCGTTCTCTACGCGGTCTACCGGAGCGGTTCCGATGCCGACCGAACCGGACTCGAGTCCGAAGGTGACTGA
- a CDS encoding winged helix-turn-helix transcriptional regulator, with protein sequence MTDTRRTIRAHVQSNAGIHFNELVRESEFAPGQIQYHIRRLLDEDALVREEFYGRTHYYPTAYDEWERAALALFRRETTRDIVIYLIGNDSAVPSEVADALEIARSTLEYHLDRLVDRGIVEKRYDDRNRVTLELAAPERTGELLSDVEPTVPDRLIDRFTRLVDDLLEDASGAESA encoded by the coding sequence ATGACCGATACTCGACGTACGATCCGAGCACACGTCCAGTCGAACGCCGGAATCCACTTCAACGAACTCGTCCGCGAATCGGAGTTCGCGCCGGGACAGATCCAGTATCACATCCGCCGGCTGCTCGACGAGGACGCCCTCGTTCGCGAGGAGTTCTACGGCCGGACGCACTATTATCCGACGGCGTACGACGAGTGGGAACGCGCCGCGCTGGCCCTGTTCCGCCGCGAAACGACCCGCGATATCGTTATCTACCTGATCGGCAACGATTCGGCCGTACCGAGCGAGGTCGCCGACGCCCTCGAGATCGCCCGGAGCACCCTCGAGTACCACCTCGATCGGCTCGTCGACCGCGGGATCGTCGAGAAACGGTACGACGATCGGAACCGGGTTACGCTCGAACTCGCCGCGCCCGAGCGAACGGGCGAGTTACTCTCGGACGTGGAGCCGACCGTCCCCGACCGGTTGATCGACCGGTTCACGCGGCTCGTCGACGACCTGCTCGAGGACGCGTCCGGCGCGGAGTCCGCATAG